The DNA sequence ggtgagtagtgttgatgtccaaagggacctgggtgtccttgttcatgagtcactgttgcagctgcagcaattaggaaggcaaatggtatgttttcCTTCATCACAAGGGTACAAGAATGAAAATgtattgctgcaattgtatagaaacTTGGTGAGACAGCACCTGGGGTATTGAGTACAGTTGGTCCCCTTACTTAGAGTGCAACACAGGTTCACCAGaccaatccctgggatggcaggcttgtcttgaggagagattaaggaaactaggcctgtattctcagTTTTGATGAATGAGAGATGTGATGatcattttgaaattttcaaaattCTGTGTATGAGACAGGGGAGATAGGCCATTAAGACtaagatgagaaatttctgctcagtttgacaaatctttggaattctgttgaAGCTCAAATCATTGAAAATGTTCAAGAcaaaaattgatagatttctagatgctAGTGACATAAAGGGACATGGGAATGGTGTGGGGAAGTGGTGTTTGAGAGATGATGAGCCGTGATCTAATTTGATGGCAGAACTTGctcaatgggttgaatgacctcctTTTGTAGTGATTAAGACCTACCACATCCATAACTAAATGAGAATTTGCTTACTAGTatcacccacatcctgagaaatCTATCTCTGCCAAATGGTGCTAAGGACTAAAAGGCAGAGCATTAGAAAGCTAAACTGTAATGCTTTCGGAGGTGAGCACTCCATTATTTTAGAGCTTTTAATTACACTGTATATTTTGTCTGCATCATAACTTTAATTTCCAATTGAATTCTTAGCAAAAAAATAGCCTCCTTTAGCAGTCTGTCTTCCTTGTAAAGCAGTCTTGCAATATGGATGGAAAACACTAAATCAGGTCAGACAGCActgagaaacagttaacatttcaggctggtGACTGActtgtcattgacctgaaacattcctACATATAtttgacatgctgagtatttctagtatctgcagtatttttgtttttgcagtagGCACCTTTTTCTGAATTTAGCTTGCCTTGCTGCATCTCGTGCCTGCATCCTTGCAGATCTTGTTTTATCAGTCATGTGTAGGGACTTGACTAATTGAGGGCAAAGCCAATCTATTAAAGCCATGTATTCATGACACTGGATTTAATGGCTGTTTCAAAGCATAGTCCTACTTTAAGTGCAATAGGGAAAAAGATGAGTGCACACCTTAAGGGTAGCGTAAGGAAAAGTCCTGTTTTCTGGGAGTCAGCTCAGTAATGTTGATAAATGCCTGGGTAAAGGATGGTATGGAAACAAAAAAGGTAAGGATTCATACTTAATTATTTACGACATTCTTTTGTGGACAAGTAAATGCTGCCGTTCTAACTTTTTTTCCTTTGTCCTTTTTCAGAAATGAGTCGTCAGACTGCCacaacactccccacaggtacatCAAAGTGCACTCCTGCCCAGAGAGTCCCAGCATTGGCAGGAACTACAGCCTCCAATAGTGATTTAGCAAGCCTTTTTGAGTGTCCAGTGTGCTTTGACTATGTGCTGCCACCAATTCTTCAGTGCCAGAGTGGCCATCTTGTCTGCAGCAACTGCCGTCCTAAACTTACATGCTGTCCCACTTGCCGGGGCCCATTGGGTTCCATTCGCAACTTGGCTATGGAGAAAGTGGCCAACTCTGTACTGTTCCCTTGTAAATATGCCTCTTCAGGTTGTGAGATAACATTGCCACATACAGAGAAAGCAGACCATGAGGAACTCTGTGAGTTCAGGCCATACTCATGTCCTTGCCCTGGTGCCTCTTGTAAATGGCAGGGTTCTCTGGATGCTGTAATGCCACACCTGATGCACCAACACAAGTCCATCACAACCTTGCAGGGTGAGGACATAGTTTTCCTGGCCACAGACATTAACCTTCCAGGTGCAGTTGATTGGGTTATGATGCAGTCATGTTTTGGCTTCCATTTCATGTTAGTCTTGGAAAAACAGGAAAAGTATGATGGCCACCAACAATTTTTTGCCATAGTACAACTAATTGGAACACGCAAACAAGCTGAAAACTTTGCCTATAGACTTGAACTCAATGGCCACAGACGACGGCTGACTTGGGAAGCAACTCCTCGATCAATTCATGAGGGTATTGCCACAGCAATTATGAATAGTGACTGTCTGGTATTTGACACTAGCATTGCACAGCTTTTTGCAGAAAATGGAAACCTGGGAATCAATGTAACAATCTCAATGTGTTGAAACTGACATTTCACAAATTCTTGTCAGGGGCCAGTATTGGGTCATTAAATGCTGTACAAGAGCTCTGAATATTGGAAGCATTGTACAACATTTGCTGCCaggcattttatcaaatggctTCTTGGATTGTTCAGTCTGGGTCATGATGGGAAGATGCAAAGCTGGCTCATAGTAAAAGTTAACACTAATTATAAATGCAGTAAACCACTGAACAGAAACCCTCTTTCTAGAAGGTAGTGCTATGAATCTAAAGAAAATGGGAATAAAACAGAAATGCAAGTGCTACAATCTTGTAGTTCAATTTGATTGTACTGTCAGCTAAAAGTTAAACATTTGTGTTTTGATTGTCTTTACTGACAAGCCATGTTAGGCAGTTTTAAGTTGCTGCTTTTCTCATTTGTCACTACATAGAACTGCTGCTGTTTTGTGTAAATTTTTGTGTATGGCTATTTTTTTGAGTTTGCTAGTTTTGTGTCAAATTCCCTCTTTTTTTGTACAACCAACCCCTCACTCAAAACCAGTTAGTTCATTTCATATCCTACTCAGTTTACAAGTTTCTATCCAATGTTTTAAGGTTTCTAGATGTCTCTCATACTAAACTCCAAGTTGATAAAACAATTTTAGCGAGGAGTAATTTCTAAATCCTGAATGCTTGAGTGGCAGTATCTAATATTACATGATGGATAACTGAACCAACATAATGCACTTTCATTAGTTGTTTAGCATAAAATCAAGATACATTTGAGTTTCACATTTCAATACATCTGCAGATTTTTAATTCCGTTTAACCAAATCTAGCTACACGCTAGGACGCTTGGCCTCTGTTTTTCCCCTTCCCATTACATGTCTTCCTACACCACCCCCAACATTGTTTCCTCAATGGCACTGCCTTGCTGCCTCGGGTCTTTGGGGGAATAACTTTAGTTGTAAAAGAAATGGAACAAAAGTTTAGATGTCCCATTGCTGTGGAGAAGGTAGGCTGGAGCTACTGCATGAATAGTGTAAACTTcagatcatttttaaaatttttttttaaaaagacctcTCACTTAGACACCCTGCTTTAAAATATTTGGTTGGTAGTTGGATGTGATTAGCTAGCTGATTTTTTAGAATTGCTAAGCTAGTCTATTCTACCTACCTTGTTAAAGTTTAGTATGTTGCTTAAATGCAATAAGTTGCacagttttttttattaattttgtaCAGGATAAATCAATACTTCCATTTATTGGTCCTTGGATTTAATTTTGTGATCATGTTTTAATGACTTGCAGCTACTTACCTGAATGGTTTCGAAGATTTGTCATTTCACTGTACATGAAGGTTCAGTTGTGGTCATAGTTGTGTGCAGATTTTCAAGTGTCTGCAGACTAGATTTAAATTTTAACCAACTGTAAATCTTTCAAGTAACTTCCAGTAACTAGATCTAGCCAGCTGTACTTAATGTATGAGACCTATTCATAGGCTAATTTTTAAGTAGAAATTTTGaatttctccatttaaaaaaaaatgttgtagCCATAAGTTTAAATACTTTGTTTTGCAACTAAGTACAATTTTCTGCCTCTGTTCCCTGTGTCCTTCTTCTTTTCCCCAaacccacgcaccccccccccccgccgttgTATCTAGTGAATTAATTAACACTAAATGTCACCTCATTTTTGTGCTTTTAAAACTGATTAGTGGCAGTCCAGGAGCCAATATTGCCTAAACTCTAATGCCTAAAAATAAACGATGCAGACAATATCTTGCCTCTAACTAGCAGTTTTACAACACAGCTAATGTAATATAGGATGACCCAAGATGGAATTTCTATACATGTAAGTCCTTTTTGTGAAGCTAAGAGCTGATAATTTAGAGAGTCTAAACCAGTTGGGTACAATCCTACAAAATTAATGTATTAGAAGGCAGggatttaatattttaaaaatttgttgCATTTTAAGGAAAGCAACGTTGACTCTCCAGTTGCCATTATTTAGACAGTGTTACACTGACACGATGCATATTAACAGTATTTAATGTTTAAAAGTAAGCTCTAATAATAAAAGTTGAGCTCTGCAGTTGAGTAATTCACATTGTGTAGTGACTAATGTGCTAGGAGTAACTGGATTACTTTAAAATAGTATGCACATGGTTAAGTTTTGAGACTACAGAAGTatagctttgatttttttttttatccttGCCTCGCCCTGACCAAACTTAATCAACGTGTAAGATGTCCTCCTACAATACAGTGACAACAAAATGTCAGCTTGTGGAAATGCCTTTCTACACTTGTGTATGAGCAAACTGTTTAGGTATCTGAATTAGCATCTACTTGGATTAAATTGTTCTAATGAACTTCCATATGAACCTTGTTGAATCATTTTTGCAATAACCTAGTATGGATTTTGATCAGGAATCTTTCCAAAAATGCAGTGCCAGTATTATAAATACAGTTACCAGATGACTAAATGCTCAGTCATTTGAGTACTAGTAATGGAAGCTTATGACTAACTTTGCTTAACTATTGCAAATTTGTGTAATAAAACAACTTTTGTTCAATACACTTCACAGTTTGCTGCATAGTCCAAGCTTGGGAGCAATTCTACTTTAGTTACAAATTGctacatttttttttccattttcactTATGAAAGGAACCTCCCCGTAAAGAATCCTTGCTAATCGAGTAGTGCTGTAGCACTGGTAACTGTCATACAAATCCTTTGTCTGttctgggtgttttttttttgtgtggagtATGTGGAGTTTAGCCACTTACTGTACCTCTTTTAGAGCTACTGGTCAACATACTCCTTCTTAAACTTGATTTGGAAGTAATATATGTTTTATCCAAGGCCATTTcctttctctcccactgtgctaccaccccccccacccccggcaaaaCCTTAATCCTTTAAGCTAGCTTTGTGGTAGACTCATTTTCCTGATACTTAAAACCATGCTGTTGTACAGTAAATGATGCTGTGTAAGGGTTACAGTTAAACCTTCCATAATACTGTTCTGCCTGAAACTTGATTTATTGTGTGTTTATGCTTTATTTGCATTTTAAACTCCAATAAAAGTTGATATCACCACCTGTTTTAATTAGTCTTCCTCCTTGTTTTGAAAACAAATTGGCACGATAACTGAGTTACAGCAGCAGACTCAATTCATAATATTGGTTCCCTGCATTTAGTATCTAAGAACTACAGATTAGGTTTCATTATAATTTTACTAATCCAATTAGGTGACTGAAGCAATACTGATAGCTGCCTCCTAAAACTGCACTTGTAAATTCCAGAACAGTCACTTCAGGTGTATAGCAGTTAATGGTTCCCTAGGTAAGCGCTTTGAATATTACCTGGAATGAGAATGGATTTGGAATCTGTTATACTAACATAGGACTCCCTGAAATTAGCTGTGTTTGACATGTGTATCTGGATTGATCCTTGGCTATTACGGTTAGCTTGTGTGCGCACAGGCACAATGTAAGCTGCATTATTAGATCACATTTCTCCGTCAATGCCCCTTTCTGACTGTCCAAACTGAGCTGAGGAAAGGTGAGGAGCAACTTGGACTTTATTTTACTTAGTATCTTATggcctccccatccacccattcATCTTTAGAAAAGGTAACCCAGAGTGCAATTTCAAATTTTAACCATTACTGTAGATGAAAATCTTAATAGGTTGAAGTGATTGCTATTCCTACTGAAAATCAGGACCAGAAATGTAATATGTTGCATTTGTGAGAGCACAGCAAACAGGCTGACATAACATTACAGCATATGTGCCTGGACTTATCACATGGTTTAAAAAAGTGAGGGATTGTTTCAAATTCTGGAGGGGAAATAACTTTCTAGAGGCTTAACTCAGAAATTTTGGTGTAATTGGCAGTAAATTTTAATCATTTGTAAATCTTGACAAACTGGAAATAGCCTTTTTGCAAACAATTGTGCTTCAATTGGCATTTTTTGAATTCCATATCAATTGGCATTTTTTTGAATTCCAGATCAAAATAGAAGCTGAAGATCAGTAAAAGGACTCGAATTGAGAACCTCCTCAATTTGAGGTGGGAGGCTATTGACAAGTGCAACAAATTTTAATGGTATAATACGGAGCATATACAGTTCCCACATCAAAAAGAATGGgattcactgtgctggatataaTATGCATGAAAACCATTAGAATAGTAAACAGGCAAAGATGGACCTAGAAAAACCACACTTATGGAGACATTCTTATGTATTTCGATAGTCAGGAGATATAAGATGCAAGCAAGCCTGAAAGAGGGTGAGCACAGGATAGGGTGAGATGATTACTTCCAAGTATTCACAGGGAAAGGCACATGTCTTGCACAAGTTTGAGGACAGACTGAACAAATGGGCGAGAACGTTGCAATATACAAAATACTGTGGAAATAAACCTGGAAAATCAACTTGCAAAAGCAGAGCAAGGAACTACAGGTTAAACTAACATAGGGAAAATTAGGATAGAGAACATAATCCCAGATAAAATTTAAAGGTGAGAATGCTGGCATTATTTAAGAACACAAGTTTGCTACTCTGGAAAAATGCAAATTATGTGAATAGCCTTGCCCATCCAAATTTCATAATCCAGTCCTCACTGGCTAGGTTTAGATCACATCAATTCATCATTGGCTAGGTTTGGCTTTGACTTGATTTTTATTTCTGTCCAAGTTAGGAGGTgcagggtttgaatcctgccccATAGTGGAAAATGAGTTTAGGCTCTGAATTCTGGCTTGATGTCCAGTGTGATATTTGGGTGGGCTCCCTCAGGCCCATACTTGTGTGGAGAATTCTTAATACTCATGCCATCTTGGACCAACTACCCTATCAGATGATATAAAAATGGCAACTGACATGGGAGGAGCATCCATGTAGCCTGTTGGATTGTTCATCAGCCTGTGCTTCCTTCCATTACTTCATACCCAAGGGAAGGGCATGAAGATGTGAAAATCTTGGCTGAATGTGATCAGGTTTACCCAGGAACACACTTGTAAATATTATTTTCTCCTTACTGAATTTTTAATGGTGGGAAGGATCAAAGTGCAACTATCAAGCCTACTATAGAAGTGTTCTGAGTCCTTGGTGGATATATTTAGTCCATTTGAGTTAGGTCTGATGAAATATAAATTAGAACTTTGACTGTTGTCAGGGGTAAGATGGCAGTCAGGGATTGAGATTAAAATATGGCTACTATGGTTTATGCAAGATCTGGTGGAAAGAAAGAGCAGTCTTTGTTAGAGCCAATCAATGTGTACCCTTAATTTATCTCACTTCCTCATCACAGTAGTCCTACTCTTAGTGGAAGGAAACATTCCAAAGCAGGATCAGGGTCCTTTTAGCCCTCAATAGTGTGAAACACTGTTGAGGGACCTACTAAGGGGCATAACCAGTTCCTACCAGGCCATTACAATTTGGACTTTAGTGTGTGTGCGGACGGGGTCAAGAGTCAAATTGGTCTGTTAATGCACTTAATAGATAATGATGAAATAAGTGAGTTCAGTTGACCTTGGAAGTGCTGTATTTTGCTTCCAGTCTGCAAGCCTTCGTAAGTATGCCTGCACGTTTTTAttaatcactctctcgctctccctccctggtGAACAATTAGGTAAATTTTAATAACCTAATCAGTTTGGAACTTTTTGatatctccccacacccccacagtaaatTACTGTTGAGTACTACTGAAAAAGTGGGCAAACTTGGCAAGGGAGTTGTGACAGCTTTGAACATGGATAAGGAACTCACCACTGCAACCCAAATGAATCTACACCCACAAAAGATGTTGAGCATTTTtgaaaagcactgtgggtgtaccttcaccacaaggactgcagcagttcaagatggtggctcatcaccaccttcccagggcaattagggttagGTAATTAAGGCTGGCCTTGACtatgacaccaacatcccatggaCAAATTTAGAAAAGTAAACTGCTGCCAGACTTCAGGAAGAAGCCCCTATATAATTGCCAACTTTCGTATAGTTTCCACCCCAGATCTGCCCCTGAATTGTTATGCCATAGCAATTTCAGGACACATGATACTGGCTCACTTCAGTTTGCAACAGGGGATCTTGCATCACCAAGTCAGTGATGCAGTTTTTTTTAGGAAAACTGGGGGAATAGATCCATTTTAGAATTAATCCAAGGAAGATGCCTAAAAGGCAATTCAGGGGGCATAAATGGAATCCACAATGCATTACAGAGCCCCCTTGCAGGCTCTGAATTTCATGACTAATTCTCCATTAGGATCATAATTTGTTTGAAGTTGTCCTGACACCTTTGTCACAAGGTGCTCCAATTTTCAGCTACATTTGTGCAAAAGTAACATGTGCCTGGATGGATTGTGACTAACAAGTACACCCCTTTGCTTTCACATCTCATCTCTGCCCTTTGTGTGTCCCTGTATGTTGTTATTTCTAGCTGCATAGCATTGTAATATGGTGTACTGATCAACTAGAATGATAATTGAGAAGTATTAGTGAAGGTTGCAGTGCTATGATAGACCAGGAGAGGCACTGCACTGTTTCTGAGCAGGTTTCTTGCATTGTGGTTGCTTGTGCCTGTCAGTACTTTGCTATTCAAAACCATTTATATAACAAATAAAACATCTCCAGGCACACCACAACATTTGACAGTTACAGAAATATTGGCACAGGTGATCAAAGATGAAGGTTCGAGGAGGAAAGTCCAGATTTTAGGACCTAGCTGTATGGTTACAATGATGGGACAATAAAAATTGAGAATGTGCAAGAAGTCAATATCTTGGCAAAGTGGAAGAGACCAGATTCCTACAATAGGAAGGCCCACCTGCAGTGGGCCAACATGGGTTATTGATTGCGATCCCAGCTTCCAGAGAATTACACAGGAAGATTATTAGTTACATATTCTCAATAGTTTAATAGCAGTGCCCAGCTTATATGTCTTTCAAGCTACCTCCCCAGCATCCAAGGTTATCCCAATCTTTCAGCGTGAAAACATTTGTCAGTGTCTGATTAAGCAACCATGTCATTTCACCCAAACAGATTTCACAACACTTAAGTTAATAATGGTCACTGATTTTCtttttaatgcattcatgggatgtaggtgtcactggctaggccagcatttattgtccatccctaattgctcttgttcaggaggtattttaagagtcaaccacattgctgtgagtctggattcacacacacatcagaccttccctttggggaaggacgttaatgaaccagatgggtttttacaacaatcgataacgGTTTCGTGGTTGATAACGGTTttgtgatcatcattagacttcaaattccactatcggccatggcaggatttgaacccaggaccccagagcattaccctgggtccctggattactaatccagcaccaataccactatgccattgtctCCCCTGCTATCATAAATTTGTCATTATGAATACAGAGTCCAAATTCAATATTTGGTCCTCTTTCATATCATGCTTCAAAGTCAGCCTATTCACCCGAAATTCTGGTCCCTGAGCCGGCCTTGGGCCGGTGTCGTTGCCATTGCCTCCTGAGGCAGGTGGATACTGAGGTTGGCAgattagaaggcctgcctctatCTGTTGGGATAAGGCCCAGTTCTATTCATCTAGCAACTGTATCAACAAAGCAGGCTGAACAGATTGCTAGATATCTGTTTCATCAGATGGCCTCATTACAAATGCTTGGCAGAGTTCTAAGACTCTGTAATGGATTCAGTCTTGTGAGGAATGTTTACACAGCTGCAAAGGGGACTGCTAGCTTtatttgacagttttatgagcttGTAACAAGTTTGGAAAAAGCACTTGAAAgataatgtttatttttatttggacCAGATTAGATGTTAAATGgattaaaatttatttcaatgaaAATATGAATGGCTGTGTTTGACAGTTTTTATGTATTTAATGGGGAAATTCTCGGGATTTTAAATGGCTGACTTTTTATATTTCATAACACTGACAGGTTATGAAATGTTCATATGGCTGTTTGCTCAGTGTCAAgaggggaaaatccagcccattaaagCTTTATTTCACACTcatgagtatttacagcattttttatttttaagttcaGATTCTGCAGAACTTTGCTTTTTTGTAGACTTTTCTGTAATCGCTCCTGCTATAGCTGTGATCATGGTTCTTATAGAATATAGCAAATTATAACcaatttatctcctgaacaaaATTGTTGACATATGGTTCCCGACTACATTGTAAAGCGAGTGGTCCAGGTCTTGAATCTCCTCCTAAGACAGTTTGCAGATGGTTACAGGAATGCCCAATGAAAATGCAGGGAATTGGGATTAAGCCAATACAAGTAAACATTGGCATTGGGAGCCTGCTAATCTTGTAATGCCGTTTTTTTGTGCACAGTCAGCACATGACTTCTGCAGAACTATTAAACTCAATTATACTCCTAAGGACAAGTTTATGAATGCATGCTTTTGGCATGGAGCCTCACTTACAAGGCCTGCATACTGGGAAGTGCTGCTGGTTCCTCACCATTTTCTGCTAATTCATAAAATTTACCATCTATATGGAGAAAGAAGAATATAGTTTGCACATATTAGAATACTATCAATCAGAAACAAATGATGACAATGTCTCTTTAAAAGCAGTGTTTTAATGTTTAAAAGTCCAGCTGTTGTCCTTTGCACTGAATCAGAACTACCCGCATTACTCTTCATGTTGCAAATCACTTTCTTTTCAGAATTGTGGGAAAGCAACAGCTCCATTATATTTGCTTTAGCAATAATAGTCTTTAATTTTTGTTTGTGATTTGTTTAGATTTTCTCCTGAATAAACTTTGTCTTGAAATGGTGATCACTaagaaattattggaaataatCCAGCCTAAAGCACAATCCCCTCCCCTAAAAAAAATGGGGAATAGTTTTATCGCAAACTTGTTTGggcaaaagaaacaaagcatGTCTATGTTAGGTTAGAAAATTTTATGCCAACATTACAGCTAAGAGCATTAACGGTTAAAGGCCATCACTTTATAAATTAGCTAAGTTTTTAATAACAGATCCGTCATTATTGTTGCTGGGCACAGGTCCAAGTAAATTTCTTAGATTGTGTGTGCCACAATGTAACAGGAACATtactaactttttaaaaaatgtaattttggCAAAATAGATTTAATGTATTTATcacatttttttgttttatattattCTCTATCACCAGGTGATATGCCATTTCTTGTTGAAAAAGCCCAAATCAATAAGCTCAAAAGTTAGCCATTGAAAGGTAGGTATTATGGCCCCCAAATAATTTTCCCTCTTTGCCCAAGGTAAGTGTTTTGCCTTCACATTGTACCCCCGCCTTTGACAACATAGTACAGTTCAGATATCTGTGGGTGTAAGTCAGCATCCTCTTATTCTGTAAAGCATTATAAATCAAGTACAATGATTTCTTCAGAAATTGTGTGCTAGTTGCATCATGAAACTTGCTTTAAATTTCAGCCTACATTGAAAACAGATTTAAGTAGCAAAGATTTTAGAGTTTACTATTCAAAATACTTTGTCTTGATTCTGCTGGAAATCCTCCATCAAATGCAGCATTAAGTACATCATCCAAACAAAAAGCAGGTACAAAATCCAGATCTTCTCTCACATTGGCAGGAATCTCATCTAGGTCCTTCTCATTTCGTTTTGGTAGGATAACTCTCTTCAGACCAGCTCTGTGTGCAGCTAGAACTTTATCCTTTATTCCACCCACCTAATAGAAAACAgaaattaaaaatattcaacagaTAATAAATAAGGAAGGTGGATTCCAGTACCTCCAAAAACTAAAATTGATTATTTAATCATAAATAACTCCTGTATAATTCTTTATCTATCATAAGAGAAGAACTGACAATAACACTCCCTTTTTATAAGATACTACTTTACAGGTTGATAGGTTTATGTgcaacataagaccataagacataggagcagaaattaggccattcggcccatcgagtctggctgataagtttctcaaccccattctctcaccttctccctgtaacctttgatccccttaccaatcaagaacctatctatctcgctcttaaatacactcaatgacctggcctccacagccttctgtggcaatgaattccatagattcaccactctctggctaaagaagtttctcctcatctctgttctaaaaggtcttccctttactatgaggctgtgccctcgggtcctagtctctcctactaatggaaacatcttccccacgtccactctatccaggcttttcagtattctgtaagtttcaatcagatcccccctcatccttctaaactccatcgaatatagacccagagtcctcaaacgttcctcatgttaagcctttcattcctgggatcattcttgtgaacctcctctggaccctctccagggccagcacatccttactgagatacggggc is a window from the Carcharodon carcharias isolate sCarCar2 chromosome 7, sCarCar2.pri, whole genome shotgun sequence genome containing:
- the siah1 gene encoding E3 ubiquitin-protein ligase Siah1 translates to MSRQTATTLPTGTSKCTPAQRVPALAGTTASNSDLASLFECPVCFDYVLPPILQCQSGHLVCSNCRPKLTCCPTCRGPLGSIRNLAMEKVANSVLFPCKYASSGCEITLPHTEKADHEELCEFRPYSCPCPGASCKWQGSLDAVMPHLMHQHKSITTLQGEDIVFLATDINLPGAVDWVMMQSCFGFHFMLVLEKQEKYDGHQQFFAIVQLIGTRKQAENFAYRLELNGHRRRLTWEATPRSIHEGIATAIMNSDCLVFDTSIAQLFAENGNLGINVTISMC